Proteins encoded by one window of Methanobrevibacter oralis:
- a CDS encoding NAD+ synthase — protein MSEIPKINTKQTKNNIVKFIQNKVSKANVDGLVIGLSGGIDSTLAAYLACEAVGSDKVFGIIMPSSTTPTEDKLHGTDIAQKLGIQYKEIAIDSILNEFLIVSQIKGDIKPIGNLKARIRMSIIYYFANSKNYLVCGTGNKSENLIGYFTKYGDGACDIEPIGDLYKTNVYELSKYLNIPQELIDKPPRAGLWNNQTDEDEIGMTYELLDKILYSFTEKNQISKKIANELSIDVDEVEMIIKKVQTNEHKTKLPESPKKTIL, from the coding sequence ATGAGCGAAATTCCCAAAATAAATACCAAACAGACAAAAAACAATATTGTTAAATTTATCCAGAATAAGGTATCCAAAGCTAATGTTGATGGACTTGTTATAGGATTAAGTGGGGGAATTGACTCCACATTAGCTGCATATTTAGCTTGTGAGGCTGTTGGTAGTGATAAAGTATTTGGAATTATAATGCCTTCATCCACAACACCAACAGAAGATAAACTTCACGGCACCGACATTGCTCAAAAATTAGGCATACAATACAAAGAAATAGCAATTGATAGTATCTTAAATGAATTTTTAATTGTTAGTCAAATAAAAGGAGATATTAAGCCTATTGGAAACTTAAAAGCTAGAATTAGAATGTCAATCATTTATTACTTTGCAAATTCTAAAAATTACCTTGTTTGTGGAACAGGCAATAAAAGTGAAAACTTAATTGGATATTTTACCAAATACGGAGATGGTGCATGTGATATTGAACCAATTGGTGATTTATACAAAACTAATGTTTATGAATTAAGTAAATATCTAAACATTCCACAAGAACTCATTGATAAACCTCCTCGTGCTGGATTATGGAATAACCAAACTGATGAAGATGAAATTGGAATGACTTACGAATTACTTGATAAAATATTATATTCATTTACAGAAAAAAATCAAATAAGTAAAAAAATAGCTAATGAATTAAGTATTGATGTAGATGAAGTTGAAATGATTATTAAAAAAGTTCAAACAAATGAACATAAAACTAAACTTCCTGAAAGTCCTAAAAAAACAATATTATAA
- a CDS encoding ArsA family ATPase, with translation MAFKDYFKFNKDKTTFIFVGGKGGVGKTSISSATALWLAKQGKKTLIVSTDPAHSLSDSLEVPIGHQPREIKTNLFAIEIDPDEAMAQKQVALETQKTNSTSDKLMGLDFLSDQMDIASSAPGADEAAAFEVFLSVMTSDEYDVVVFDTAPTGHTLRLLSFPEVMDSWVGKMMLIKTKLGSAANSLKNLIPFMDAADDPQTTEDLKRTKEQIDQAKEVLSNPERTTFKMVVIPEEMSIYESERAIEALKKYNITVDSIIVNQVMPDISDCDFCHSRHKLQQKRLALISQKFKEQIIAQVPLFKDEVKGQEKLLTLAEILYEDKNNDEVSQEAIQL, from the coding sequence TTGGCATTTAAAGATTATTTCAAATTTAATAAAGACAAAACTACATTTATTTTTGTAGGTGGAAAGGGAGGTGTTGGTAAAACTTCAATTTCATCTGCTACAGCATTATGGTTAGCCAAACAAGGTAAAAAAACATTAATTGTTTCAACAGATCCTGCTCATTCTTTATCTGATTCACTTGAAGTTCCAATTGGACATCAACCTCGTGAGATTAAAACTAATCTATTTGCAATAGAAATTGATCCAGACGAAGCAATGGCTCAAAAACAAGTAGCTCTTGAAACTCAAAAAACTAACTCTACTTCAGATAAACTAATGGGTTTGGATTTCTTATCTGACCAAATGGACATTGCATCTTCTGCTCCAGGTGCTGATGAAGCTGCTGCATTTGAGGTGTTTTTATCTGTAATGACCTCAGATGAATATGATGTAGTTGTATTTGATACTGCTCCAACTGGGCATACTTTAAGATTATTGTCCTTTCCAGAAGTAATGGATTCATGGGTTGGAAAAATGATGTTGATAAAAACGAAATTAGGTAGTGCTGCTAATTCTTTAAAAAATCTTATACCCTTTATGGATGCAGCTGATGATCCACAAACTACTGAAGATTTAAAAAGAACCAAGGAACAGATAGATCAAGCAAAAGAAGTTTTATCTAATCCTGAAAGAACCACATTTAAAATGGTTGTTATTCCAGAAGAAATGTCAATTTATGAATCTGAAAGAGCGATTGAAGCTTTAAAAAAATACAATATAACTGTTGATAGTATTATAGTTAATCAAGTAATGCCAGATATTTCTGATTGTGATTTTTGCCATTCAAGACATAAATTACAACAAAAACGTTTAGCATTAATCTCTCAAAAATTCAAAGAACAAATTATAGCTCAAGTTCCTTTATTTAAAGATGAAGTTAAAGGCCAAGAAAAATTATTAACTCTTGCTGAAATTTTATATGAAGATAAAAACAATGATGAAGTTTCTCAAGAAGCTATTCAACTTTAA
- a CDS encoding Ig-like domain repeat protein → MIKKIKIICFIFLFLFLISAVSAVDNENKTLKENLNDTSKLKAINLENNAQNLCSINGEIGQVNTNSKLTKEKVNIKASNVNMYYKDGHKLSVSITDKNSKAISKVKLKITLNGKTQIKTTDSKGKILIDLNFKSGKYSVLINFEGTNKYQSKILKKTVNIKSTIKSNDLNKYYKNSKKYSAKFYNQKGKLLKNTKIKFIINGKSYIQTTDKSGVAKVEINLKQGNYPILIHNLKTNEKISKKINIKALIKENSDLTKYYKSPSEFKVKIIQSNGKAVGAGKSVFFKINSKTYKKTTDKKGYAKINIDLNPGTYTITTKYDDCHVNNKITIKSIIQTNDVNMNYGDGSEYKVKILTSAGKIQSNVKVTLKVDGKTYTKTTDKNGIASLKLNLDVGKYKITCEYKGLKSINSIIVNKVIKHTPFHYSIRIPSYVNVTFPYVFSNSIYSLKTGLDGIIKMPKKQAIQVQVGSKNYLFTTHKMDEIDSINIGYKSYLIPFDGSEIKNDYNIGKLTGNGLILTNVDDYLQIDYKNTCGDNIEQFGVYADKGVDKSEKIIFMQNGKSIAGISFQTLMYDELGLKINLAKYYGKTIYDFNTKNYNQITNNNADKIKFVNTGESVTLSYFENYIAGYLTKEHLNTCFKAQDNFVEKQEIINYGLNKSYNPAAGFEFVQCYTIIDENVRESNTKNKIANIQNNILNPIQNLNSIFLISLNTALLSDNLANKLSNKLNVTYKRENTTVIMSGVTRDKVYLHVLNPLMGLNVIGKNAKTFRLMNSLYLPEFEKYCLSILTNRVGNDARSSLEEVIESINNNNYSIIYINRSVMILCEDKNSTIIIDEQSGVASVLMIEDGFAYKGSKIESGCTFCGISLMINDVVKSLNNDLNNLKKGLDDFMKNLHSTIVMSYKFLTCGIWAASSIIKLEGLAAGFSFIGAVSIIHSTGVYYKDHYIDDEDLYDTYDRLTITRPGYFQDRKIFNIPKSDGSVDYIEVPINNDNSLDRDNAKYISKGSVRKLTRQETYEYFDEEYYTLLNVPEKYLKKSWNK, encoded by the coding sequence ATGATTAAAAAAATAAAAATTATATGTTTTATTTTCTTATTTCTTTTTTTAATTTCAGCTGTGTCTGCAGTTGATAACGAAAATAAAACTCTAAAAGAAAATTTAAATGACACATCAAAACTTAAAGCAATAAACCTTGAAAATAACGCCCAAAATCTCTGTTCAATTAATGGAGAGATTGGACAAGTAAACACAAATTCCAAATTAACCAAAGAGAAAGTCAATATAAAAGCCTCAAATGTAAATATGTACTACAAAGATGGGCATAAACTTAGTGTATCAATAACTGACAAAAATTCAAAGGCAATAAGCAAAGTTAAACTTAAAATTACATTAAATGGAAAAACACAAATAAAAACTACGGATTCAAAAGGTAAAATTTTGATTGATTTAAATTTTAAAAGTGGAAAATATTCTGTTTTAATTAATTTTGAAGGAACAAATAAATATCAAAGTAAAATTCTTAAAAAAACTGTGAATATAAAAAGCACAATAAAATCCAATGATTTAAATAAGTATTATAAAAATTCAAAAAAGTATAGTGCTAAATTTTATAATCAAAAAGGAAAGCTACTTAAAAACACCAAAATAAAATTCATAATCAATGGTAAAAGTTATATTCAAACAACGGACAAATCTGGAGTTGCAAAAGTTGAAATTAACTTAAAACAAGGAAATTACCCAATTTTAATACACAATCTTAAAACAAATGAAAAAATTTCTAAAAAAATCAATATAAAGGCTTTGATTAAAGAAAATAGCGATTTAACAAAATACTACAAAAGTCCATCTGAGTTTAAAGTTAAAATAATTCAATCTAATGGAAAAGCTGTTGGAGCAGGAAAAAGTGTATTCTTTAAAATAAATAGCAAAACTTACAAAAAAACAACTGATAAAAAAGGTTATGCAAAAATTAATATTGATTTAAATCCAGGAACCTACACAATTACAACAAAATATGATGATTGTCATGTTAATAACAAAATCACCATAAAAAGCATAATTCAAACAAATGACGTTAATATGAATTATGGTGATGGAAGCGAATATAAAGTTAAAATATTAACTAGTGCAGGTAAAATCCAATCCAATGTAAAAGTAACATTAAAAGTCGATGGAAAAACATACACCAAAACCACTGATAAAAATGGAATAGCTAGTCTTAAACTCAATTTAGATGTTGGAAAATATAAAATAACATGTGAATATAAAGGTCTTAAATCTATAAACAGTATTATAGTAAATAAAGTGATAAAACACACTCCTTTTCACTATTCTATTCGAATTCCAAGTTATGTCAATGTAACATTTCCTTATGTTTTTTCTAACTCAATATACTCCTTAAAAACAGGTTTAGATGGTATTATTAAAATGCCAAAAAAACAAGCAATTCAAGTCCAAGTAGGTTCTAAAAATTACTTATTTACCACACACAAAATGGATGAAATTGATTCTATAAATATTGGATATAAAAGCTATTTAATTCCATTTGATGGAAGTGAAATAAAAAACGATTATAATATTGGAAAATTAACTGGAAATGGGTTGATTTTAACAAATGTAGATGATTATCTTCAAATTGATTATAAAAATACATGTGGTGACAATATTGAGCAATTTGGAGTTTATGCAGACAAAGGTGTAGATAAAAGTGAAAAAATAATCTTTATGCAAAATGGCAAATCCATAGCTGGAATTAGTTTTCAAACACTAATGTATGATGAATTGGGTTTAAAAATTAATCTTGCAAAATATTATGGAAAAACCATCTATGACTTCAACACTAAAAACTACAATCAAATAACAAATAACAATGCAGATAAAATAAAATTTGTGAATACTGGAGAAAGTGTAACTTTAAGCTATTTTGAAAATTATATAGCAGGTTATCTAACAAAAGAACATTTAAATACATGTTTTAAAGCTCAGGATAATTTTGTTGAAAAGCAAGAGATTATTAATTATGGTTTAAATAAATCCTATAATCCCGCTGCTGGATTTGAATTTGTACAATGCTATACAATAATTGATGAGAATGTAAGAGAGTCAAATACTAAAAACAAAATAGCCAATATACAAAATAATATTTTAAATCCAATACAAAATTTAAATTCAATTTTTTTAATTTCCCTAAATACGGCATTACTTAGTGATAATCTAGCAAATAAACTTTCAAATAAACTAAATGTGACCTATAAACGTGAAAATACAACAGTAATTATGAGTGGTGTAACACGAGATAAAGTGTATTTACATGTACTAAATCCATTAATGGGATTAAATGTTATTGGAAAAAATGCTAAAACATTTAGACTAATGAATTCCCTTTATTTACCTGAATTTGAAAAATATTGTTTATCGATTTTAACAAATAGGGTAGGAAATGATGCTAGAAGCTCCCTAGAAGAAGTTATTGAATCAATTAATAACAATAATTACAGTATTATTTATATAAATAGAAGTGTGATGATTCTTTGTGAAGATAAAAATTCTACTATAATTATTGATGAGCAAAGCGGTGTTGCAAGTGTATTGATGATTGAAGATGGTTTTGCATATAAAGGTTCAAAAATAGAATCTGGTTGTACATTCTGTGGAATATCATTAATGATTAATGATGTAGTTAAAAGCCTAAATAACGATTTGAATAATCTTAAAAAAGGATTAGATGATTTTATGAAGAATTTACACTCAACAATAGTAATGAGTTATAAATTTTTAACATGTGGAATTTGGGCAGCAAGTTCAATAATAAAATTAGAAGGATTAGCAGCTGGATTTTCATTTATTGGAGCTGTTTCAATAATACATTCCACAGGAGTTTATTATAAAGATCATTACATTGATGATGAAGATTTATACGATACATATGACAGATTAACTATAACAAGACCGGGATACTTCCAAGATAGAAAAATATTCAACATACCTAAATCTGACGGTAGCGTTGATTATATTGAAGTTCCAATAAATAATGACAATAGTCTTGATAGAGATAATGCGAAATATATAAGTAAAGGCTCTGTAAGAAAATTAACTAGACAAGAGACATATGAATATTTTGATGAAGAATATTATACCCTTCTAAATGTTCCTGAAAAATATCTAAAAAAGAGTTGGAATAAATGA
- a CDS encoding cobalt-precorrin-7 (C(5))-methyltransferase: protein MTGKIYIIGIGPGSSEYLTKIAIDTVKKSDYTVGSTRAIALFDDVKNKVPFNVKELLNKLEEAVELAIKGYVVSILSTGDPGFSGVLNTVLRISLDKNFPKKNIEVIPGISSLQLAAAKNKIQWDNANVMTFHGRENIEDILKVINNGKTTIALPSRKVKDMAQFLLDNNVDESRKVVVCERLSYPDERIVEATLKDIANSEFTYMCIMILY, encoded by the coding sequence ATGACTGGTAAAATTTACATTATAGGCATTGGACCTGGATCTAGTGAATATTTAACTAAAATAGCCATAGACACTGTTAAAAAAAGTGATTATACCGTTGGAAGCACAAGAGCAATTGCACTATTTGATGATGTCAAAAACAAAGTTCCTTTTAATGTAAAAGAGTTATTAAATAAATTAGAAGAAGCAGTTGAACTTGCTATTAAAGGTTATGTTGTTTCAATTTTATCAACTGGAGATCCCGGTTTTTCAGGGGTTTTAAATACTGTTTTAAGAATCTCTTTAGATAAAAACTTTCCTAAAAAAAATATAGAAGTAATACCTGGAATCAGTTCTCTTCAATTAGCAGCAGCTAAAAACAAAATACAGTGGGATAACGCTAATGTAATGACGTTTCATGGAAGAGAAAATATTGAAGATATTTTAAAAGTCATTAACAATGGTAAAACTACAATTGCACTTCCTTCAAGAAAAGTAAAGGACATGGCACAATTTTTACTTGATAATAATGTTGATGAGTCAAGAAAAGTTGTGGTTTGTGAAAGACTTAGCTACCCTGACGAAAGAATTGTTGAAGCTACATTAAAAGATATTGCCAATAGTGAATTTACCTACATGTGCATTATGATACTATATTAA
- a CDS encoding winged helix-turn-helix transcriptional regulator, with protein sequence MTNKLPTCPVDRTLNLINKKWSIQIIRDIFFGKRHFKEFQEDKPNLSNKVLSNCLKELENNGLIEKKVSATKPTSTTYFLTDYGKSMKKIIYELAMFTLDNENNYTKEEKNNLKKQFREILDIED encoded by the coding sequence ATGACTAATAAATTGCCTACCTGTCCTGTTGATAGAACACTGAATTTAATAAATAAAAAATGGAGCATTCAAATTATTCGCGATATTTTCTTTGGCAAAAGACATTTTAAAGAGTTTCAAGAAGACAAACCAAATTTAAGCAATAAAGTGTTGTCAAATTGTTTAAAAGAACTTGAAAATAATGGTTTAATTGAAAAAAAAGTATCAGCTACAAAACCCACAAGTACAACATATTTTTTAACAGATTATGGAAAATCAATGAAAAAAATAATATATGAACTAGCAATGTTTACTTTAGATAATGAAAATAACTACACAAAAGAAGAAAAAAATAACTTAAAAAAGCAATTTAGAGAAATTTTAGATATTGAGGATTAA
- a CDS encoding protein-ADP-ribose hydrolase encodes MNNDEQLEFLINYLLDERSESIDIPKTFSEKRNLLRSLMNMRHPSNISEEFLRIQDEFLSRETANKNLTSVEDISLSSGKIMLWQGDITTLSADAIVNAANSKLLGCFIPMHNCIDNIIHSASGLQLREECNRMIMLQGGDEDVGKAKITNAYNLPSKYVVHTVGPSIERGMRVSSDDVKKLERCYNSCLELASEYKLNSIAFCCISTGVFNFPQKKAAEIAIRTVKDFLNSNETSLNHIIFDVFTDKDYDIYKKLLFGN; translated from the coding sequence ATGAATAATGATGAACAGTTAGAGTTCTTAATTAATTATTTGCTTGATGAAAGATCAGAGTCAATAGATATTCCAAAAACTTTTAGTGAAAAAAGAAATCTGCTTAGATCACTTATGAACATGAGACATCCATCTAATATTTCAGAGGAGTTTTTAAGAATTCAAGATGAATTTTTATCTAGAGAAACAGCCAATAAAAACTTAACATCGGTTGAGGATATTTCCCTATCATCTGGTAAAATCATGTTGTGGCAAGGAGACATTACCACTTTATCTGCAGATGCTATTGTAAATGCTGCTAATTCTAAACTATTAGGTTGTTTTATTCCAATGCATAATTGTATTGATAATATTATTCATTCAGCTTCTGGATTGCAACTTAGAGAAGAATGTAATAGAATGATAATGTTACAAGGAGGAGATGAAGATGTAGGTAAAGCTAAAATTACTAATGCATATAATTTACCTTCTAAATACGTTGTTCACACAGTGGGGCCTTCAATTGAACGGGGCATGAGAGTATCTAGTGATGATGTAAAAAAATTAGAACGCTGCTATAATTCTTGTTTAGAATTAGCTAGTGAATATAAATTGAATTCAATTGCTTTTTGTTGCATTTCAACAGGAGTCTTTAACTTTCCTCAAAAGAAAGCTGCTGAAATAGCTATTAGAACAGTAAAAGATTTTTTAAATTCAAATGAAACTTCTTTAAATCATATTATTTTCGATGTATTTACAGATAAAGACTACGATATTTATAAAAAATTATTGTTTGGTAATTAG
- a CDS encoding SIR2 family NAD-dependent protein deacylase, giving the protein MDSFVLRLDNAKKALDESDYILIGAGAGLSSAAGILYGGERFTSNFQDFIEKYAMKDMYSSGFYPFKTSEEKWAYWARHIDVNRYSVGKTDVYQKLLNLVKDKDYFVLTTNVEHQFWINDFEDERIFATQGDYGLFQCSKACHNKLYPNKNIISEMLFKTKDCKIPTKLIPKCPVCGAEMDINLRKDNLFVQDKKWHEMNKNYSRFLDKINDSKVVFLEMGVGYNTPSIIRFPFEQMTFNNPNATLIRLNLDYPQSTEENMDKTIGFDEKIEEILDYWLSRI; this is encoded by the coding sequence ATGGATAGTTTTGTTTTAAGATTGGATAATGCAAAAAAAGCCCTTGATGAATCTGATTATATTTTAATCGGAGCTGGAGCTGGACTTTCTTCGGCTGCTGGAATTTTATATGGTGGTGAGAGATTTACAAGTAATTTTCAAGATTTCATTGAAAAATATGCGATGAAAGACATGTATTCATCAGGATTTTATCCTTTTAAAACTTCAGAAGAAAAATGGGCTTATTGGGCAAGACACATTGATGTTAATAGATATTCAGTAGGTAAAACTGATGTATATCAAAAATTATTAAATTTAGTTAAAGATAAGGATTATTTTGTATTAACAACTAATGTGGAGCACCAATTTTGGATAAATGATTTTGAAGATGAAAGAATATTTGCAACCCAGGGTGATTATGGATTATTCCAGTGTAGTAAAGCTTGTCATAATAAGTTATATCCTAATAAGAACATTATTTCAGAAATGCTTTTTAAAACTAAAGATTGTAAAATCCCTACAAAGTTAATTCCTAAATGTCCGGTGTGTGGAGCTGAAATGGATATTAATTTAAGGAAAGATAATTTATTTGTTCAAGATAAAAAATGGCATGAAATGAATAAGAATTACTCTAGATTTTTAGATAAAATCAATGATTCAAAAGTAGTATTTTTAGAGATGGGCGTAGGTTATAACACCCCGAGTATTATTAGATTTCCTTTTGAACAAATGACTTTTAATAATCCTAATGCAACTCTTATTAGATTAAATCTTGATTATCCTCAATCAACAGAAGAGAATATGGATAAAACTATTGGTTTTGATGAGAAAATTGAAGAAATTTTAGATTATTGGCTATCAAGGATTTAA
- a CDS encoding alkaline phosphatase family protein, giving the protein MFSLTNTDYFENYEKTLRNKYKENRSYKRYPGIIMLEIDGLSKNILQKALDKGVMPTLKNWLENTHTLKGWETDLSSQTGASQAGILHGNNENIVAYRWVEKENDNRIIVSGKLSHAPLIEKRISDGNGLLKDGISITNMFSGDSKTAPLTSSKIQNVLRLYNTSLNTIFEDAYNFPRIIVLFLWDILVELKSQILHVLKNIQPRIRRTIIYAAIRAGANVILRETTTEILAATIIHGNEDTAYATYMGYDEVAHHSGVMDPDVWGVLKQIDKQFYRLQKTIEDNERKYEIVVLSDHGQVNGATFKQRYGLSLGNYVRKLLPDDLTMFKNEYNIDHFRDVFIPESKNLKNIKEKVEDLKNIDIFEEIEIIQNLKEKGIKLISENEQLEKLAGRYGSNLDYIKKHNPTNQSTKKAKDSELIVLGSGNLALIYLTQWMERLNYEEIILLFPDLIPGLVNHPGIGFILVESITNGPMVIGSQGIYYLNTDKIIGQNPLANFGKNAPMHLKRHNSFNNMPDILVNSFYDPECDEVCAFEELIGSHGGMGGDQCKPFILYPSYWKDPGELIGAASVYNFLKREIDDLNP; this is encoded by the coding sequence ATGTTTTCTTTAACAAACACTGATTATTTTGAAAATTATGAAAAAACTTTAAGGAATAAATACAAAGAAAATAGATCTTATAAAAGGTATCCTGGAATTATAATGCTTGAAATTGATGGATTATCCAAAAACATACTTCAAAAGGCTCTTGATAAAGGAGTGATGCCAACACTTAAAAATTGGTTAGAAAATACCCATACATTAAAAGGATGGGAAACTGACCTTTCAAGTCAAACCGGAGCTAGTCAAGCCGGAATATTACATGGGAACAATGAAAATATTGTTGCTTATAGGTGGGTTGAAAAAGAAAATGATAATAGAATCATTGTATCTGGTAAATTAAGCCATGCCCCTTTAATTGAAAAGAGAATTTCAGATGGAAATGGACTTTTAAAAGATGGAATCAGTATAACAAATATGTTTTCAGGGGATAGTAAAACTGCACCTTTAACTTCATCTAAAATTCAAAATGTACTTAGACTATATAATACCTCTTTAAATACGATTTTTGAAGATGCTTACAACTTCCCAAGAATTATTGTTTTATTTTTATGGGATATTTTAGTAGAATTAAAATCCCAAATACTCCATGTTCTTAAAAATATACAACCTAGAATTAGAAGAACAATTATATATGCTGCAATAAGAGCGGGAGCTAATGTTATTCTAAGAGAAACAACAACAGAAATTTTAGCTGCTACAATCATACATGGAAATGAAGATACTGCTTATGCAACATATATGGGTTATGATGAAGTTGCTCATCACTCTGGAGTGATGGATCCAGATGTTTGGGGTGTTTTAAAGCAAATTGATAAACAATTTTATAGACTTCAAAAAACTATTGAAGATAATGAACGAAAATATGAAATTGTAGTTCTATCTGACCACGGACAAGTTAATGGTGCTACATTTAAACAAAGATACGGACTTAGCTTAGGAAATTATGTTAGAAAATTGCTTCCAGATGATTTAACCATGTTTAAAAATGAATACAATATAGATCACTTCAGAGATGTTTTTATTCCTGAAAGTAAAAATTTAAAAAATATTAAGGAAAAAGTAGAAGATTTAAAAAATATCGATATTTTTGAAGAAATCGAAATTATCCAAAATTTAAAAGAAAAAGGAATTAAACTTATTTCAGAAAATGAACAACTTGAAAAATTAGCAGGGAGATATGGAAGCAATCTAGATTATATTAAAAAACACAATCCTACTAATCAAAGTACTAAAAAAGCAAAAGATTCTGAATTAATCGTGTTAGGTTCTGGAAACCTAGCTTTAATATATTTAACACAATGGATGGAACGTTTGAACTATGAAGAAATTATTTTATTGTTCCCTGATTTAATTCCAGGTCTTGTAAATCATCCAGGTATAGGGTTTATATTGGTTGAATCAATAACTAATGGACCAATGGTTATAGGATCACAAGGAATTTATTATTTAAATACAGATAAAATAATTGGGCAAAATCCATTAGCTAATTTTGGTAAAAATGCTCCAATGCATTTAAAAAGACATAATTCATTTAATAACATGCCAGATATTTTAGTAAATAGTTTTTATGATCCTGAATGTGATGAAGTATGTGCATTTGAAGAATTAATTGGAAGTCATGGGGGAATGGGAGGAGATCAATGTAAACCATTTATATTATATCCCTCTTATTGGAAAGATCCAGGAGAGTTAATTGGTGCAGCCTCGGTATATAATTTTTTAAAAAGAGAAATTGATGATTTAAATCCTTGA
- a CDS encoding metallophosphoesterase: MKIRQNIQEFMTYTITDKEFNEDDVELINVDIELDNLDWVFHNYKIINLTDIHIGQWIQPEYLDNLVEYINTLNSDMIVLTGDYVSYILDGYENDLEKSLKKLKAKDAKLAVLGNHDHWMGAEKIRKILKNADIIDLSNDVYILEKGDSSINIAGVDSCTVGKDDLNKVIAKIPDDNPCILLVHEPDFAEKSSKTNKFDLQISGHSHGGQLIIPMIETTPFRGANSQKYPVGKYKVGNMIQYTSRGLGTNSFRLRINCKPEITIFTLKTTKKKKINVEDEIND; encoded by the coding sequence ATGAAAATTCGTCAAAATATTCAAGAATTCATGACTTACACAATAACAGATAAGGAGTTCAATGAAGATGATGTTGAATTGATTAATGTTGACATTGAATTAGATAATCTAGATTGGGTTTTTCATAATTATAAAATTATTAACTTAACAGACATCCATATAGGACAATGGATTCAGCCTGAATATTTAGATAATCTTGTGGAATATATTAATACATTAAATAGTGACATGATTGTTTTAACTGGAGATTATGTTTCATATATTTTAGACGGATATGAAAACGATTTGGAAAAATCGCTGAAAAAATTAAAAGCTAAAGATGCCAAATTAGCCGTTTTAGGAAATCATGACCATTGGATGGGTGCTGAAAAAATAAGAAAAATTCTTAAAAACGCTGATATAATCGATTTAAGTAATGATGTTTATATTTTAGAAAAAGGAGATTCCTCAATTAATATTGCAGGGGTTGATAGTTGCACAGTGGGTAAAGATGACTTGAATAAAGTTATAGCTAAAATACCTGATGATAATCCATGTATATTACTTGTTCACGAACCAGATTTTGCTGAAAAATCATCGAAGACAAATAAATTTGATCTTCAAATTTCTGGGCATTCACATGGAGGACAATTAATAATACCCATGATTGAAACAACCCCATTTAGAGGTGCCAATTCTCAAAAATATCCTGTTGGAAAATATAAAGTTGGAAATATGATTCAATACACAAGTCGTGGGCTTGGTACTAATTCGTTTAGACTTAGAATTAATTGTAAACCTGAAATTACAATATTTACTCTTAAAACTACAAAAAAGAAAAAAATTAATGTTGAAGATGAAATAAATGATTAA